In Methanomassiliicoccales archaeon, a genomic segment contains:
- a CDS encoding DUF1638 domain-containing protein — translation MKIGIVACETFRRELEFITAGDSDIVHREYLEFGLHEYPEELKRTVIQKVNALQGKVDAVFLGYGICQSLKDVGKQLQVPTIMIGADDCVGALLTQKEYDRERKICAGTWFATPAFCEMGEEWFRKRMLQQMGEESVKQLEAQGYDTDWFLHRLFDGYSRALFIDTGIGDREYFEGLSRQFATKLNMRHECRLGTLDVLRAEIAATKRLAQQT, via the coding sequence ATGAAGATCGGCATCGTGGCCTGCGAGACCTTCCGGCGTGAGTTGGAGTTCATCACGGCCGGAGATTCGGACATCGTGCACCGCGAGTATCTAGAGTTCGGATTGCACGAGTACCCGGAGGAGCTGAAGCGGACCGTGATCCAGAAGGTCAATGCCCTGCAGGGCAAGGTGGACGCGGTCTTCCTGGGCTACGGCATATGTCAATCCCTGAAGGACGTGGGCAAACAGCTGCAGGTGCCGACGATCATGATCGGAGCGGACGATTGCGTGGGAGCCTTGCTCACCCAGAAGGAATACGACCGGGAGAGGAAAATATGTGCTGGCACCTGGTTCGCCACCCCTGCCTTCTGCGAGATGGGTGAGGAGTGGTTCCGGAAGCGCATGCTGCAACAGATGGGCGAGGAGAGCGTGAAGCAGCTGGAAGCACAGGGATATGACACGGACTGGTTCCTGCATCGTCTGTTCGATGGCTATTCCCGCGCCCTGTTCATCGATACGGGCATCGGCGACCGGGAGTACTTCGAGGGGCTGTCCAGGCAATTCGCGACCAAGCTCAACATGAGGCATGAGTGCCGTTTGGGTACGTTGGACGTGCTGCGGGCGGAGATTGCGGCCACGAAGCGGCTCGCCCAGCAGACTTGA
- a CDS encoding cyclophilin-like fold protein encodes MSKRMLMKTPLLDVEVELNDCATADAIWLALPFEAYVNVWGEEIYFEIPVDMKLENGRKLMEVGEVAFWPEGKALCFFFGPTPVSSGPQPAAYSPVSPVGKVTSDPSTLKEIGDRTPVSLERL; translated from the coding sequence ATGAGCAAGCGCATGCTGATGAAGACCCCGCTTCTTGACGTGGAGGTCGAATTGAACGATTGTGCCACGGCGGACGCCATCTGGCTGGCATTGCCCTTCGAGGCCTACGTCAACGTCTGGGGCGAGGAGATCTACTTCGAGATCCCGGTCGACATGAAGCTGGAGAACGGCAGGAAGCTCATGGAGGTGGGAGAGGTGGCCTTTTGGCCCGAAGGCAAGGCACTATGCTTCTTCTTCGGCCCCACGCCGGTGAGCAGCGGACCGCAGCCTGCCGCCTATAGCCCGGTAAGTCCAGTGGGCAAGGTCACCAGCGATCCTTCGACGTTGAAGGAGATCGGCGACCGGACCCCCGTGTCCCTGGAGAGGCTCTGA
- a CDS encoding TldD/PmbA family protein has translation MDLQDIAAIAIKAAKGEGAEEAEAYVSRSKAITVYVDDSRIKSVESRTDLGLGMRTMKDQRIGQSASFITADVDVTACASSAVRSSVLVPQDRIFKHFPYPQKSQQQFSSVDRDIIDLDGEELADLVMSMVSSATAGHKVKVPNGLVRASLVEAWLGNSNGTEVQRRNTGLYLHVTSMCTGGKRGEGAELFFSSRLGQFQPDALGLGLRTKALAASKARSFKGKRKMDVLVPPHELSELFLGSVDYALSAENVNRRRSPWMGKIGQACAESGVTLIDDPFDGRGLLGSAYDDEGTPTRRKVLVESGVLRGYLNDSYNAAMSSSEGTGNGLRRSTIEPMGQYQMPVHISPLSLIMSPGSKKVEALVDEIDEGILVQKFSSPDVHPITGAFALEVRCAHLIKKGEIEGTIDHCLLTGNMFEALMNVRGVANDQVVSGPHILPTVCFSGLELVGSE, from the coding sequence ATGGACCTGCAGGATATCGCCGCCATCGCGATCAAGGCCGCCAAAGGGGAGGGGGCGGAAGAGGCCGAAGCCTACGTCAGCCGCTCCAAGGCGATAACCGTGTACGTGGATGACTCGCGCATCAAGAGCGTGGAATCCCGCACTGACCTGGGCCTGGGGATGAGAACGATGAAGGACCAGAGAATCGGGCAATCCGCGTCATTCATCACTGCCGACGTGGATGTGACCGCTTGCGCAAGCTCAGCCGTACGCTCCTCGGTACTGGTGCCGCAAGACCGCATCTTCAAGCACTTTCCCTATCCGCAGAAATCTCAGCAGCAGTTCAGCTCCGTGGACAGAGACATCATCGATCTGGATGGTGAGGAGCTGGCCGATCTGGTGATGAGCATGGTTTCCTCCGCCACCGCTGGGCATAAGGTGAAGGTGCCCAATGGCTTGGTGCGCGCCTCCCTGGTCGAGGCATGGCTTGGCAACTCCAACGGTACGGAAGTGCAGCGCCGGAACACCGGTCTCTATCTGCATGTGACCTCCATGTGCACGGGCGGCAAACGGGGAGAGGGGGCGGAGCTCTTCTTCTCATCGAGATTGGGGCAATTCCAGCCGGACGCACTAGGTCTGGGATTAAGGACGAAGGCCCTGGCCGCCTCCAAGGCCAGGAGCTTCAAGGGAAAAAGGAAAATGGATGTTCTCGTCCCACCGCACGAACTTTCAGAGCTGTTCCTCGGTTCGGTGGACTATGCATTGAGCGCGGAGAACGTGAACCGCCGCCGGAGCCCGTGGATGGGCAAGATCGGGCAGGCGTGCGCGGAGAGCGGTGTCACGTTGATAGATGACCCGTTCGATGGTCGAGGGCTGCTCGGCTCGGCATATGACGACGAAGGCACGCCCACCAGACGCAAGGTCCTGGTCGAGAGCGGGGTTCTGCGCGGGTATTTGAACGACAGCTATAACGCGGCCATGAGCTCCAGCGAGGGCACGGGCAACGGCTTGCGCCGGTCGACTATCGAGCCCATGGGTCAATATCAGATGCCGGTGCACATCTCGCCGCTGAGCCTGATCATGTCCCCCGGGTCGAAGAAGGTAGAAGCGCTGGTGGATGAGATCGATGAAGGCATCTTGGTCCAGAAGTTCTCGTCGCCAGATGTGCACCCCATCACGGGGGCTTTCGCGCTGGAGGTGCGTTGCGCTCACCTCATCAAGAAGGGTGAGATCGAAGGCACCATCGACCACTGCCTGCTCACTGGCAACATGTTCGAAGCATTGATGAACGTGAGAGGGGTGGCCAACGATCAAGTGGTCTCGGGACCGCATATCCTCCCCACCGTCTGCTTCTCCGGACTGGAGCTGGTAGGCAGCGAGTGA